A stretch of Peteryoungia algae DNA encodes these proteins:
- a CDS encoding heparan-alpha-glucosaminide N-acetyltransferase, translating to MAEQTEHTPPSRPSRPRLPALDAVRGLALIAMATYHFSWDLEFFGYLEPGSSTQGFLRVYARLIASTFLFLAGFSLVLAQYPTLRLQPFLRRLGVIVAAAATISVATYWFTPDSWIFFGILHAIAVSSVVGLLFLKAPFIVTLVAAAVAFTLPTVLRSSSFDAPYFWFLGLSETLPRSNDYVPLLPWIGALLTGIALARFLVDRDRLGWIARLPAGPNWLRWGGRHSLTVYLLHQPVLIAGLFLASYVVPPPAADPVASYMGSCQASCAEQGNEAGLCARFCDCTLERLQAENLFAPLQSGAILPDQDARIQTLAEECTLRSQSAP from the coding sequence GTGGCAGAGCAAACAGAGCATACCCCCCCGAGCCGCCCAAGTCGCCCGCGCCTTCCCGCGCTCGATGCGGTACGCGGCCTCGCACTGATCGCGATGGCGACCTATCATTTCAGCTGGGATCTCGAATTCTTCGGCTATCTGGAACCCGGCAGTTCGACGCAAGGCTTCCTGCGGGTCTATGCACGGCTAATCGCATCGACATTTTTGTTCCTCGCCGGCTTCAGCCTCGTGCTCGCGCAATACCCGACACTTCGACTGCAGCCCTTCCTGCGCAGGCTCGGGGTCATCGTCGCCGCGGCGGCTACGATTTCGGTCGCGACTTATTGGTTCACACCCGACAGCTGGATCTTTTTCGGCATCCTGCATGCGATTGCGGTGTCGAGCGTCGTCGGCCTTCTCTTCCTCAAGGCCCCGTTCATCGTGACGCTGGTCGCTGCCGCTGTCGCCTTCACGCTGCCGACAGTCCTGCGCTCGTCGAGCTTCGATGCGCCCTATTTCTGGTTTCTGGGTCTTTCGGAAACGCTTCCGCGCTCCAATGACTACGTGCCCCTGCTGCCATGGATCGGTGCACTGCTGACCGGCATCGCCCTGGCGCGCTTCCTCGTCGATCGCGACAGGCTGGGCTGGATCGCCAGGCTGCCGGCGGGCCCGAACTGGCTCCGCTGGGGCGGTCGCCATTCCCTGACCGTCTACCTGCTGCACCAGCCGGTGCTGATCGCCGGTCTCTTCCTCGCAAGCTACGTCGTTCCGCCACCCGCCGCGGATCCGGTCGCGTCCTACATGGGAAGCTGCCAGGCAAGCTGCGCGGAACAGGGTAACGAAGCAGGTCTGTGCGCGCGCTTCTGCGACTGCACACTGGAGCGCCTTCAGGCGGAGAACCTCTTTGCTCCCCTCCAGTCCGGCGCAATATTGCCGGATCAGGATGCACGCATCCAGACGCTGGCCGAAGAGTGCACGTTAAGGAGTCAGTCAGCGCCGTAA
- a CDS encoding GNAT family N-acetyltransferase, translating into MDTENPPLTPGYFDVPANMLATIVTCLEMRTRPAPRPNPPSDGLMVEPWPSPATDAYRALYRRVGEDWLWVSRAVMDDDKLEAIIRDPAVEIYAMTRDGERLGLLELDFREPGECELAFFGLDQSLIGSGAGRIMMNAAIDKAWEKPITRFWVHTCHLDHPAALAFYQRSGFAPYKRMVEICEDPRQTGKLRADAAAHFPVLQAE; encoded by the coding sequence ATGGACACCGAAAACCCTCCCCTCACCCCCGGCTATTTCGACGTTCCCGCCAACATGCTGGCAACGATCGTCACCTGCCTTGAAATGCGCACGCGACCAGCCCCTCGGCCCAATCCGCCGTCAGACGGTCTGATGGTCGAGCCTTGGCCATCCCCCGCGACCGACGCCTATCGCGCGCTCTATCGCCGCGTCGGGGAGGACTGGCTCTGGGTTTCGCGCGCGGTCATGGACGATGACAAGCTCGAGGCAATCATCAGGGACCCGGCGGTCGAGATCTACGCGATGACGCGCGACGGCGAGCGACTGGGGCTCCTCGAGCTCGATTTCCGCGAACCGGGAGAGTGCGAACTCGCCTTTTTCGGGCTCGATCAGAGCCTGATCGGCTCCGGCGCCGGGCGCATCATGATGAATGCAGCGATCGACAAGGCCTGGGAAAAGCCCATCACCCGGTTCTGGGTGCATACCTGCCATCTCGACCATCCCGCAGCGCTCGCCTTTTACCAGCGCTCGGGTTTCGCACCTTACAAGCGCATGGTCGAGATATGCGAAGACCCGCGCCAGACCGGGAAACTTCGGGCGGATGCAGCCGCGCACTTTCCCGTTCTTCAAGCGGAATAG
- a CDS encoding methyltransferase family protein — MNAYRAKPLKYPWPPMLYLTGILTAMLAGRIAALAPIPSPYGFALSSVGLAILLAAVMLDVWAVRTLIGRQTPVSDCRCARHLVTCGPFRFSRNPIYLAYTLFAVALGLISGNSWFFVAALVSLGATRLIAIPREERHLEARFGFDYDSYRKRTRRWI; from the coding sequence ATGAATGCCTACCGCGCGAAGCCTCTGAAATATCCCTGGCCACCCATGCTCTACCTGACGGGCATCCTGACCGCCATGCTGGCTGGCCGGATCGCAGCGCTGGCTCCGATCCCCTCGCCCTATGGCTTCGCGTTGTCCTCCGTCGGCCTTGCCATCCTGCTTGCGGCCGTCATGCTCGATGTCTGGGCCGTGCGAACGCTGATCGGGCGGCAAACACCGGTTTCGGACTGCCGATGCGCCCGTCACCTCGTGACCTGCGGCCCATTTCGCTTCAGCCGCAATCCGATCTATCTCGCCTATACCTTATTCGCAGTCGCACTTGGTCTGATCTCGGGGAACAGCTGGTTTTTCGTCGCCGCGCTCGTTTCGCTTGGAGCGACGCGCCTGATCGCGATCCCCAGAGAAGAACGCCATCTCGAAGCCCGGTTCGGCTTCGACTACGACAGCTACCGCAAACGGACGCGGCGCTGGATCTGA
- a CDS encoding helix-turn-helix domain-containing protein → MPARNEFSRMTDSSDDTLGGRLSAARDASGLSLADVANRIGVKRESLLAWEADRSEPGASSLVDLAGILGVSPMWLMTGLGTGPIQETGDLPLEALKLDLQRLTDAHRECARLIDKIARQIETYEEGHERRRKAGDLDGPVMGRA, encoded by the coding sequence ATGCCGGCGCGCAACGAGTTTTCCCGCATGACCGATTCGAGCGATGACACGCTGGGAGGTCGTCTCTCGGCCGCACGCGACGCTTCGGGCCTGTCACTCGCCGATGTGGCGAACCGAATCGGCGTAAAGCGCGAAAGCCTGCTCGCCTGGGAGGCCGATCGTTCGGAGCCTGGCGCGTCGAGCCTGGTTGATCTCGCCGGCATCCTTGGCGTCTCGCCCATGTGGCTGATGACAGGTCTGGGAACCGGTCCGATCCAGGAAACCGGCGATCTGCCCCTCGAAGCGCTGAAGCTTGATCTTCAGCGCCTGACCGATGCGCATCGCGAATGCGCCCGTCTCATCGACAAGATCGCGCGCCAGATTGAAACCTATGAGGAAGGACACGAGCGGCGGCGCAAGGCCGGCGATCTCGATGGGCCGGTCATGGGACGCGCCTGA
- a CDS encoding peptide deformylase → MTRLTIRRYPDTALKTPAERVTEFGADLQHLADDLFETMKAAPGIGITAPHCGISKRLTVIELPEIGGQRDYVNPEILWASEDVMTQTEGSVSMPGMTEEVTRPRAVRIRYQTLDGTVNEEALEGFAAVCMQHEIDQLDGIFWVQKLSRLKRERLLKKWEKAAR, encoded by the coding sequence GTGACCCGCCTGACCATCCGCCGCTATCCCGACACCGCCCTGAAGACACCTGCCGAACGGGTCACCGAGTTCGGAGCGGATCTGCAACACCTTGCCGATGACCTCTTTGAGACGATGAAGGCGGCCCCCGGGATCGGCATCACCGCCCCTCATTGCGGGATCTCGAAGCGCCTGACCGTGATCGAGCTTCCCGAGATCGGCGGTCAGCGCGATTACGTCAATCCGGAAATCCTCTGGGCTTCCGAAGATGTGATGACCCAAACCGAAGGCAGCGTCTCCATGCCCGGCATGACCGAGGAGGTGACACGGCCAAGGGCGGTCCGGATCCGATACCAGACGCTTGACGGCACGGTGAACGAGGAAGCGCTCGAAGGATTCGCCGCGGTCTGCATGCAGCACGAAATCGACCAGCTCGACGGCATTTTCTGGGTCCAGAAACTGTCGCGCCTGAAGCGGGAACGGCTCCTGAAGAAGTGGGAAAAGGCGGCGCGCTGA
- the mgtE gene encoding magnesium transporter: protein MSEIDDDGLGRGAPEEPQADIYDEEGSIRHDFLTMVGAAIADRDVIFLRQNVAKLHESELGHLIEAIQPDQRLAMIRLLGADFDMTALTEVDEAIRMQIVDQMPNAQIAAAIGDLDSDDAVYILEDLEDEDREEILAQLPFTERVRLRRALDYPESSAGRRMQTEFVAVPPFWTVGQTIDYMRDEEDLPETFTQIFVIDPTFKLLGVVNLDRILRTKRQVKIETIMHETNHPIPAKMDQEEAAQLFEQYDLLSAAVVDENERLVGVLTIDDVVDVIQEEAEEDLLRLGGVGDEELSDSIAETSRSRVPWLAVNLLTAFLAASVISLFEATIQEIVALAVLMPIVAGMGGNAGSQTMTVTVRALATRNLDIHNAYRVVRREAGVGLLNGVVFGIMIGVIAGLWFQDVNIGGIIATAMLINMMAAAIAGILIPLALDRFGADPAVASSVFVTTVTDIIGFFAFLGLATWWFM from the coding sequence ATGAGTGAGATCGACGACGATGGTCTCGGCCGTGGCGCTCCCGAGGAGCCGCAGGCCGACATTTATGACGAGGAAGGCTCGATCCGTCATGATTTCCTGACCATGGTCGGGGCCGCGATCGCCGATCGCGACGTGATCTTCCTGCGCCAGAATGTTGCCAAGCTGCACGAGTCGGAACTGGGCCACCTGATCGAGGCGATCCAGCCCGACCAGCGGCTGGCGATGATCCGGCTGCTCGGCGCCGATTTCGACATGACGGCGCTGACCGAGGTCGATGAAGCGATCCGCATGCAGATCGTCGATCAGATGCCGAATGCGCAGATCGCAGCGGCCATCGGCGATCTCGATTCGGATGACGCCGTCTATATTCTCGAAGACCTCGAGGACGAAGACCGCGAGGAAATTCTTGCCCAGCTGCCGTTCACCGAGCGTGTGCGCCTTCGCCGGGCGCTCGATTATCCGGAAAGCTCCGCCGGTCGGCGTATGCAGACGGAATTCGTCGCCGTGCCGCCCTTCTGGACGGTCGGCCAGACGATCGACTACATGCGCGACGAGGAAGATCTGCCGGAGACCTTTACCCAGATCTTCGTCATCGATCCGACCTTCAAACTTCTCGGCGTCGTCAATCTCGACCGGATCCTGCGCACCAAGCGGCAGGTGAAGATCGAGACGATCATGCACGAGACGAACCACCCGATCCCGGCCAAGATGGACCAGGAAGAGGCGGCCCAGCTTTTCGAGCAATATGACCTTCTGTCGGCCGCCGTCGTCGATGAAAACGAGCGGCTGGTCGGCGTGCTCACCATCGACGACGTGGTCGACGTCATCCAGGAAGAGGCGGAGGAGGATTTGCTGCGCCTCGGTGGCGTCGGCGACGAAGAGCTGTCCGACAGCATTGCGGAGACGTCGCGGTCGCGCGTGCCGTGGCTCGCGGTCAATCTGTTGACGGCTTTCCTGGCGGCTTCGGTCATCTCGCTGTTCGAGGCGACAATCCAGGAGATCGTGGCACTTGCGGTCCTGATGCCGATCGTCGCGGGCATGGGGGGCAATGCCGGATCGCAGACCATGACCGTCACGGTCCGGGCGCTTGCCACCCGCAATCTCGATATTCACAATGCCTATAGGGTCGTGCGCCGCGAAGCGGGCGTCGGTCTGCTGAACGGCGTGGTCTTCGGCATTATGATCGGCGTCATTGCCGGTCTGTGGTTTCAGGACGTCAATATCGGCGGGATCATCGCGACCGCCATGCTGATCAACATGATGGCGGCTGCCATCGCCGGCATCCTCATCCCGCTCGCGCTCGACCGCTTCGGCGCCGATCCGGCCGTCGCCTCCTCCGTCTTCGTCACGACGGTCACCGATATCATCGGTTTCTTTGCCTTTCTCGGTCTCGCCACCTGGTGGTTCATGTGA
- a CDS encoding GNAT family N-acetyltransferase encodes MDEFSAVELYAMLKLRVDVFVVEQHCPYPELDGNDIDCLHLRLMDGDELLACARLWRPTPEQYPRIGRVAVSPNHRGKRLGEALMREAISELEKRHPGEPIEISAQSHLQAFYGSLGFAVISDEYLEDDIPHVDMLRKG; translated from the coding sequence ATGGACGAATTCTCCGCCGTCGAGCTCTACGCCATGCTGAAGCTTCGGGTCGACGTCTTCGTCGTAGAGCAGCACTGCCCCTATCCCGAGCTGGATGGCAACGATATCGACTGCCTGCATTTGCGGCTGATGGATGGTGACGAACTGCTGGCCTGCGCGCGGCTCTGGCGCCCGACGCCGGAGCAATATCCCCGGATCGGCCGCGTGGCGGTTTCGCCAAACCATCGCGGAAAGCGGCTGGGCGAGGCCCTGATGCGCGAGGCGATTTCAGAGCTGGAGAAGCGTCATCCCGGCGAGCCGATCGAGATTTCGGCGCAGAGCCATCTGCAGGCGTTCTACGGGTCACTGGGCTTTGCGGTGATTTCGGACGAATATCTGGAGGATGATATTCCGCATGTGGATATGCTGCGGAAAGGATAG
- a CDS encoding DMT family transporter encodes MHNSSSDPLRGMMLMAGCMFVLPVMDAIAKYMATVGGMSPGQITFYRFFFQLASVLPVLIALNGMAAFSARRPWLNLLRGAIHGAASLMFFMAVKYMPLADVFAIYFVEPFILTAMSALFLKEKVGWRRWLAIAVGFGGAMIVIQPSYEIFGLTALLPVACAFLFALYMFLNRAIGEADTPMTMQTMAGIGGTLFMGAALLIGTSAGEADFEISLPNSATGFGLLLLLGAISGYIHLLVVRAFRMATLSVLAPFQYFEIIAAVALGHILFDEFPTPSKWLGIAIIVGSGLFILWRERRRAAPAQSIAGAG; translated from the coding sequence ATGCACAACTCGTCCTCCGATCCCCTTCGCGGCATGATGCTCATGGCGGGCTGCATGTTCGTGCTGCCGGTCATGGATGCAATCGCGAAATACATGGCGACCGTTGGCGGCATGTCGCCCGGCCAGATTACCTTCTATCGCTTCTTCTTCCAGCTCGCCTCGGTGCTGCCGGTCCTGATCGCCCTCAACGGCATGGCGGCCTTTTCCGCCAGGCGCCCCTGGCTCAACCTCCTGCGGGGAGCGATACACGGGGCAGCGAGCCTGATGTTCTTCATGGCGGTAAAATACATGCCGCTGGCGGATGTCTTCGCGATCTATTTCGTCGAACCCTTCATCCTGACGGCAATGTCCGCCCTGTTCCTGAAGGAAAAGGTCGGCTGGCGCCGATGGCTGGCCATAGCCGTCGGCTTTGGCGGCGCCATGATCGTCATCCAGCCAAGCTACGAGATCTTCGGCCTGACTGCCCTGCTGCCGGTCGCCTGTGCATTCCTCTTCGCGCTCTACATGTTTCTCAACCGGGCGATCGGCGAAGCCGACACACCGATGACCATGCAGACCATGGCCGGCATTGGCGGGACCCTGTTCATGGGAGCAGCGCTCCTGATCGGAACCTCGGCCGGCGAGGCGGACTTCGAAATCTCTCTGCCGAACTCGGCCACCGGTTTCGGATTGCTGCTCCTGCTCGGTGCCATCTCGGGCTACATCCACCTCCTCGTGGTGCGCGCCTTCCGCATGGCGACCTTGTCGGTGCTGGCGCCGTTTCAGTATTTCGAGATCATTGCCGCAGTGGCACTCGGTCATATCCTGTTCGATGAATTCCCGACGCCCTCGAAATGGCTGGGAATCGCAATCATTGTCGGTTCCGGGCTGTTCATCCTCTGGCGCGAACGGAGGCGGGCAGCACCGGCGCAATCGATTGCCGGGGCCGGATGA
- the fghA gene encoding S-formylglutathione hydrolase, which translates to MNILSQNTAFGGMQGVFSHTSETTGTEMTFAVFVPPQATTEKRPVLWYLSGLTCSHANVMEKGEYRRMAAELGLIVVCPDTSPRGNDVPDELTNWKMGKGAGMYLDATETPWAEHYQMYSYITEELPALIAEQFRADMDRQGIFGHSMGGHGAMTIALKNPDRFKSCSAFAPIVNPLTADWTQDAFEKYLGADRAAWRNYDACALVEDGARFPEFLIDQGKADSFLETGLAPWKFEEVVKGTDIGLTLRMHERYDHSYYFISTFMEDHLKWHAERLG; encoded by the coding sequence ATGAACATCCTCTCCCAGAACACCGCCTTTGGTGGCATGCAAGGCGTCTTCTCCCACACCTCTGAGACGACCGGTACGGAGATGACCTTTGCCGTCTTCGTGCCGCCGCAGGCGACGACCGAAAAGCGCCCCGTTCTCTGGTATCTCTCAGGGCTGACCTGCAGCCATGCCAATGTGATGGAGAAGGGTGAATACCGCAGGATGGCCGCCGAACTCGGTCTGATCGTCGTCTGCCCGGATACCAGCCCGCGCGGCAATGACGTGCCGGACGAACTGACCAACTGGAAGATGGGCAAGGGTGCTGGCATGTATCTCGATGCCACCGAAACGCCCTGGGCCGAGCACTACCAGATGTATTCCTACATCACGGAGGAACTGCCGGCGCTGATCGCCGAGCAATTCCGCGCCGACATGGACCGTCAGGGCATTTTCGGCCACTCCATGGGCGGCCATGGCGCCATGACGATTGCGCTGAAGAACCCGGATCGCTTCAAGAGCTGCTCGGCCTTCGCCCCGATCGTCAATCCGCTCACCGCCGACTGGACGCAGGATGCGTTCGAAAAATATCTCGGCGCCGACCGGGCCGCGTGGCGGAACTACGATGCCTGTGCGCTGGTCGAAGACGGCGCACGCTTTCCGGAATTCCTCATCGACCAGGGCAAGGCCGACAGCTTCCTGGAGACAGGTCTCGCCCCCTGGAAGTTCGAGGAGGTGGTCAAGGGCACGGATATCGGGCTGACGCTCAGGATGCACGAGCGCTATGACCACTCCTACTATTTCATCTCGACCTTCATGGAGGATCATCTGAAGTGGCATGCGGAGCGGCTGGGCTAA
- the lipB gene encoding lipoyl(octanoyl) transferase LipB: MLRTDLEHSMHAREDCPPVRWRVTDGLVGYEEAVAEMERQVGLIADGKADELVWLVEHPALYTAGTSADQKDLIEPDRFPVFATGRGGEYTYHGPGQRVAYVMLDLKRRRQDVRAYVAALEEVVIRTLDSMNVKGERREERVGVWVRRPEKPVLPDGTMSEDKIAALGIRLRRWVSFHGLSINVDPDLSHFTGIVPCGISAHGVTSLIDLGLPVMMADVDMRLREAFEDVFGPTVSED; this comes from the coding sequence ATGCTCCGCACCGATCTCGAACATTCCATGCATGCCCGCGAAGACTGTCCGCCGGTGCGTTGGCGAGTCACCGACGGGCTTGTCGGCTATGAGGAGGCCGTTGCAGAAATGGAGCGGCAGGTGGGTCTGATCGCAGACGGCAAGGCCGATGAACTGGTCTGGCTTGTGGAGCACCCTGCCCTTTATACCGCCGGCACGAGTGCCGATCAGAAAGACCTGATCGAACCGGACCGGTTTCCGGTCTTTGCGACCGGGCGTGGAGGCGAATACACCTATCATGGCCCCGGCCAGCGGGTCGCTTATGTGATGCTGGACCTGAAGCGTCGCCGGCAGGATGTGCGCGCCTATGTGGCAGCGCTCGAAGAAGTGGTGATCCGCACGCTGGACAGCATGAACGTCAAGGGCGAACGCCGCGAGGAGCGCGTCGGCGTCTGGGTGCGCCGTCCCGAAAAGCCTGTTCTGCCGGATGGCACGATGAGCGAGGACAAGATCGCGGCTCTCGGCATTCGGCTGCGTCGCTGGGTGAGCTTTCATGGCCTGTCGATCAATGTCGACCCGGATCTCTCGCATTTCACCGGCATCGTACCCTGCGGGATTTCGGCCCATGGCGTGACGAGCCTCATCGATCTCGGCCTGCCTGTCATGATGGCGGATGTCGATATGCGCCTGCGTGAGGCCTTTGAGGACGTCTTCGGACCGACGGTCAGCGAAGACTGA
- a CDS encoding S-(hydroxymethyl)glutathione dehydrogenase/class III alcohol dehydrogenase codes for MDVRAAVAVQAGKPLEVMTVQLEGPRAGEVLIEVKATGICHTDDFTLSGADPEGLFPAILGHEGAGVVVDVGPGVTSVKKGDHVIPLYTPECRECYSCTSRKTNLCTSIRSTQGQGLMPDGTSRFSIGKDKIHHYMGCSTFSNFTVLPEIAVAKINPDAPFDKVCYIGCGVTTGIGAVINTAKVEIGATAIVFGLGGIGLNVLQGLRLAGADMIIGVDINPDRKAWGEKFGMTHFVNPKEVEGDIVPYLVNMTKRNGDLIGGADYTFDCTGNTKVMRQALEASHRGWGKSVIIGVAGAGQEISTRPFQLVTGRNWMGTAFGGARGRTDVPKIVDWYMEGKIQIDPMITHTMPLEDINKGFDLMHKGESIRGVVIY; via the coding sequence ATGGATGTTCGCGCCGCCGTCGCCGTTCAGGCTGGAAAGCCGCTCGAGGTCATGACCGTTCAGCTGGAAGGACCACGCGCTGGCGAAGTGCTGATCGAGGTCAAGGCCACCGGCATCTGCCATACCGACGACTTCACGCTCTCGGGCGCCGATCCGGAAGGTCTGTTTCCCGCAATCCTCGGCCATGAAGGTGCCGGCGTCGTCGTCGATGTCGGTCCGGGCGTCACCTCGGTGAAGAAGGGCGACCATGTCATTCCGCTCTACACGCCGGAATGCCGCGAATGCTATTCCTGCACCTCGCGCAAGACCAATCTGTGCACCTCGATTCGATCGACGCAGGGCCAGGGGCTGATGCCCGACGGCACTTCGCGCTTTTCGATCGGCAAGGACAAGATCCACCACTATATGGGCTGCTCGACCTTCTCGAACTTCACGGTTCTGCCGGAGATTGCGGTTGCCAAAATCAACCCGGACGCCCCTTTCGACAAGGTCTGCTACATCGGCTGCGGTGTGACGACCGGCATCGGCGCCGTCATCAACACGGCCAAGGTCGAGATCGGCGCGACGGCCATCGTCTTCGGTCTCGGCGGCATCGGGCTCAACGTGCTGCAGGGGCTCAGGCTCGCCGGTGCCGACATGATCATCGGCGTCGATATCAATCCGGACCGCAAGGCCTGGGGCGAGAAGTTCGGCATGACGCATTTCGTCAATCCGAAGGAAGTCGAGGGCGACATCGTGCCCTATCTGGTCAACATGACCAAGCGCAACGGCGACCTGATCGGCGGTGCCGACTACACCTTCGACTGCACCGGCAATACCAAGGTCATGCGACAGGCGCTGGAAGCCTCGCATCGCGGCTGGGGCAAATCCGTCATCATCGGGGTCGCCGGTGCCGGCCAGGAAATCTCGACGCGTCCCTTCCAGCTGGTCACCGGTCGCAACTGGATGGGCACCGCCTTCGGTGGCGCACGCGGCCGCACGGACGTGCCGAAGATCGTCGACTGGTACATGGAGGGCAAGATCCAGATCGACCCGATGATCACCCACACCATGCCGCTGGAGGACATCAACAAGGGTTTCGACCTGATGCACAAGGGCGAATCCATCCGGGGCGTCGTGATCTATTGA
- a CDS encoding BON domain-containing protein, whose translation MAKDDRKTDFSREDDYRDYDQRNIGDGWPYADGAGATASPVGNRGYGETAANFDRDRNEGYHVDAVDAAGLEPSPATPVLPTTEGRENDDQLESDISLALESFDDTVLTGLDIHVDGHLVTLRGAVDTAEERRAVELKVLGVTGVSEVKNFITTLGVDSHIPHDGD comes from the coding sequence ATGGCCAAGGACGACCGCAAGACCGACTTTTCCCGCGAGGACGATTATCGCGACTACGACCAGCGCAATATCGGTGACGGCTGGCCCTATGCCGACGGCGCGGGCGCCACGGCAAGCCCGGTCGGCAATCGCGGCTACGGCGAAACCGCCGCCAATTTCGACCGCGACCGCAACGAGGGATATCACGTCGATGCGGTTGACGCTGCGGGGCTGGAACCGTCTCCGGCGACACCGGTCCTGCCGACGACCGAGGGTCGCGAAAACGACGACCAGCTCGAATCGGATATTTCCCTTGCCCTGGAGAGTTTCGACGACACGGTGCTGACAGGCCTCGACATCCATGTCGATGGCCATCTCGTGACGCTGCGCGGCGCGGTAGACACCGCCGAGGAGCGGCGTGCGGTGGAACTCAAAGTGCTTGGCGTGACAGGTGTCAGCGAGGTGAAGAACTTCATCACGACACTTGGCGTGGACAGCCACATCCCGCATGACGGCGATTGA
- a CDS encoding YaiI/YqxD family protein, which translates to MPEIYVDADACPVKPEILKVAERHDLPVTFVANSGLRPSRDPMVKNVIVSGAFDAADDWIAERCGEGDIVVTADVPLAGRCVAAGALVTGPTGRIFDTANIGMATAMRDLGAHLRETGESKGYNAAFSPRDRSAFLETLDRLCRRVKK; encoded by the coding sequence ATGCCAGAAATCTATGTCGATGCCGATGCCTGTCCGGTGAAGCCCGAGATCCTGAAAGTGGCCGAACGCCACGATCTGCCCGTGACCTTCGTCGCCAATTCCGGCTTGAGGCCTTCACGCGATCCCATGGTTAAGAACGTGATCGTCTCAGGCGCTTTCGATGCGGCCGATGACTGGATTGCCGAGCGCTGCGGCGAAGGCGACATCGTCGTCACGGCCGATGTGCCGCTGGCCGGGCGCTGCGTGGCCGCCGGCGCGCTTGTGACCGGACCGACGGGCCGGATCTTCGACACGGCCAATATCGGCATGGCAACCGCCATGCGCGATCTCGGCGCACACCTGCGCGAGACCGGCGAGAGCAAGGGGTACAACGCCGCATTTTCGCCCCGCGATCGGTCTGCCTTTCTCGAAACGCTCGACCGGCTTTGCCGTCGCGTGAAGAAATAA
- a CDS encoding MerR family transcriptional regulator, whose translation MKKYYSITELTREFGVSTRTLRFYEDEGLLHPERRGRTRLYRTADRRFLQEILRGRRIGFTIAEIREIVHVYKEPPGEIGQLKLMMKKIDEKRDELRQKRRDIDETLSELDQAEEACLTRLVEIGVGT comes from the coding sequence GTGAAGAAATACTATAGCATAACAGAGCTCACGCGTGAATTTGGTGTCTCGACGCGCACCCTGCGTTTCTACGAGGACGAGGGCCTGCTGCATCCGGAACGCCGTGGCCGTACGCGCCTCTACCGCACCGCCGACCGCCGGTTCCTGCAGGAAATCCTGCGTGGTCGCCGCATCGGGTTTACGATCGCCGAAATCCGCGAAATCGTTCATGTCTACAAGGAGCCGCCCGGCGAGATCGGGCAGCTCAAGTTGATGATGAAGAAGATTGACGAGAAACGCGATGAGCTTCGCCAGAAGCGCCGCGATATCGATGAAACCCTGTCCGAACTGGATCAGGCCGAAGAAGCCTGCCTTACGCGCCTGGTGGAGATCGGCGTCGGCACCTGA